One window of Panthera tigris isolate Pti1 chromosome C2, P.tigris_Pti1_mat1.1, whole genome shotgun sequence genomic DNA carries:
- the NR1D2 gene encoding nuclear receptor subfamily 1 group D member 2 isoform X3 yields the protein MSSNAVRLERHSPLCCCFTISKKNGGVIAYISSSSSASSPASCHSEGSENSFQSSSSSVPSSPNSSNSDNNGNPKNGDLSSIEGILKNDRIDCSMKTTKSSAPGMTKSHSGVTKFSGMVLLCKVCGDVASGFHYGVHACEGCKGFFRRSIQQNIQYKKCLKNENCSIMRMNRNRCQQCRFKKCLSVGMSRDAVRFGRIPKREKQRMLIEMQSAMKTMMNSQFSGHLQNDTLEHHEQTALPAQEQLRPKPQLEQENIKSSSPSSDFAKDEVIGMVTRAHKDTFMYNQEQRENSADTMQPQRERIPKSMEQYNLNHDHCGSGLSSHFPCSESQQHLNGQYKGRNIMHYPNGHAICIANGHCMNFSNAYTQRVCDRVSIDGFSQNENKNSYLCNTGGRMHLVCPMSKSPYVDPHKSGHEIWEEFSMSFTPAVKEVVEFAKRIPGFRDLSQHDQVNLLKAGTFEIDLE from the exons GAGGTGTGATTGCCTATATCAGTTCTTCCAGCTCAGCCTCTAGCCCTGCCTCTTGTCACAGTGAGGGTTCTGAGAACAGTTTCcagtcctcctcctcttctgtcccATCTTCTCCGAATAGCTCTAATTCTGATAACAACGGAAATCCCAAAAATGGTGATCTCTCCAGTATTGAAGGCATCCTGAAGAATGATCGAATAGATTGTTCTATGAAAACAACCAAGTCGAGTGCACCGGGGATGACAAAGAGTCACAGTGGAGTGACAA AATTTAGTGGCATGGTTCTACTGTGTAAAGTCTGTGGGGATGTGGCATCAGGATTCCACTATGGAGTTCATGCTTGTGAAGGCTGTAAG GGTTTCTTTCGGAGAAGCATTCAGCAAAACATCCAGTACAAGAAGTGCCTGAAGAATGAAAACTGTTCTATAATGAGAATGAATAGAAACAGATGTCAGCAGTGTCGCTTCAAGAAGTGTCTGTCTGTTGGAATGTCGAGAGATG ctGTTCGGTTTGGTCGTATTCCTAAGCGCGAAAAACAGAGGATGCTAATTGAAATGCAAAGTGCGATGAAGACCATGATGAACAGCCAGTTCAGTGGTCATTTGCAGAATGATACATTAGAACATCATGAACAGACAGCCTTACCAGCCCAGGAACAGCTGCGACCCAAGCCCCAGCTGGAACAAGAAAACATCAAaagctcttctccctcttctgatTTTGCAAAGGATGAAGTGATTGGCATGGTGACCAGAGCGCACAAGGATACCTTTATGTATAATCAAGAGCAGCGAGAAAACTCAGCAGACACCATGCAGCCTCAGAGAGAACGGATTCCCAAGAGCATGGAGCAATATAATTTAAATCATGACCATTGTGGCAGTGGGCTTAGCAGTCATTTTCCATGTAGTGAGAGCCAACAGCACCTCAATGGACAGTACAAAGGGAGGAACATAATGCATTACCCAAACGGGCATGCCATTTGTATTGCAAATGGACATTGTATGAACTTCTCCAATGCTTATACTCAACGAGTATGTGATAGAGTTTCGATAGATGGATTTTCTCAGAATGAGAACAAGAATAGTTACCTGTGCAACACTGGAGGGAGAATGCATCTG GTTTGTCCAATGAGTAAGTCTCCATATGTGGATCCTCATAAATCTGGGCATGAAATCTGGGAGGAATTTTCAATGAGCTTCACCCCAGCAGTGAAAGAAGTTGTGGAGTTCGCAAAGCGTATTCCTGGATTCAGAGATCTCTCTCAGCATGACCAGGTCAACCTTTTAAAGGCTGGGACTTTTGAG